A genomic segment from Halorussus sp. MSC15.2 encodes:
- a CDS encoding helix-turn-helix domain-containing protein has product MAGNAGLASASSAVVAPTAGIRRRLRSRFDRLWRLLAPFRYSRWDDSDPLDHEGREALYETIERSPGAYLSAVCESADVPVSTARHHLDVLEDEGLVTTVKVRGKRRFYPGRAEDAELVAALEDEGTAPVLRALGRLGDSHGGRLADELDRDPSTVSHHLSRLEDAGLVEREREGRAVVNRLSPEVRGVLRGDEETGDEETDTESEASAIAD; this is encoded by the coding sequence GTGGCCGGGAACGCGGGACTCGCTTCGGCGTCGTCGGCTGTCGTCGCCCCGACCGCGGGGATTCGCCGGAGACTGCGAAGCCGATTCGACCGTCTCTGGCGCTTGCTCGCCCCGTTCAGGTACAGCCGTTGGGACGACTCGGACCCGCTTGACCACGAGGGCCGCGAGGCGCTCTACGAGACCATCGAGCGCTCGCCCGGCGCGTACCTGTCGGCGGTCTGCGAGTCGGCCGACGTGCCGGTCTCGACCGCCCGTCATCACCTCGACGTTCTCGAAGACGAGGGGCTGGTTACGACCGTCAAGGTCCGCGGCAAGCGCCGGTTCTACCCGGGCCGCGCCGAGGACGCGGAACTGGTCGCGGCGCTGGAGGACGAGGGGACCGCGCCGGTCCTCCGCGCGCTCGGTCGCCTCGGGGACTCCCACGGCGGCCGCCTCGCCGACGAACTCGACCGCGACCCCAGCACGGTCTCCCACCACCTCTCTCGCCTCGAAGACGCCGGACTGGTCGAGCGCGAGCGAGAGGGTCGGGCGGTCGTGAACCGACTCTCGCCGGAGGTTCGCGGGGTGCTTCGCGGGGACGAGGAGACCGGCGACGAGGAGACCGACACCGAGTCCGAGGCTTCGGCGATTGCGGACTGA
- the trpB gene encoding tryptophan synthase subunit beta, whose product MPDEDTQTGNFEGFGGRHVPEPLEEPLEQLSRAFDEIHDTDRFRRRFRNYLEDFAGRPTPLFHAERPSEEFGAQIYLKREDLLHGGAHKINNCLGQAILAEEAGKNRLIAETGAGQHGVATAMVGALLGIETEIYMGKKDAERQQMNVFRMRLLGAEVNEVTRGGSGLADAVDAALEDFAGNVADTHYLVGSAVGPDPFPRMVREFQSVIGREARDQIREKAGRLPDAAVACVGGGSNAIGLFHAFRDDDSVEFYGAEGGGEGEGSGKHAAPLSEGEDGVMHGMKTRTLDEDTEVHSVSAGLDYPAVGPEHAMFRAVGRCDYRAVEDDAALDAFRTLSELEGIIPALESSHAIALARELAADMDEDDVILVNLSGRGDKDMAQAAEMFDLG is encoded by the coding sequence ATGCCAGACGAAGACACGCAGACCGGGAACTTCGAGGGGTTCGGCGGGCGACACGTCCCCGAACCGCTCGAAGAACCGCTCGAACAGTTGTCGCGGGCGTTCGACGAGATTCACGACACCGACCGATTCCGTCGGCGGTTCCGGAACTACCTCGAAGACTTCGCGGGGCGACCGACGCCGCTCTTCCACGCCGAGCGCCCGTCCGAGGAGTTCGGCGCGCAGATTTACCTCAAGCGCGAGGACCTTCTCCACGGCGGCGCGCACAAGATAAACAACTGCCTCGGACAGGCCATCCTCGCGGAGGAGGCCGGGAAGAACCGACTCATCGCCGAAACCGGGGCCGGCCAGCACGGGGTCGCCACCGCGATGGTCGGCGCGCTGCTGGGCATCGAGACCGAGATTTACATGGGGAAGAAGGACGCCGAGCGCCAGCAGATGAACGTCTTCCGGATGCGCCTGCTGGGCGCGGAGGTCAACGAGGTCACTCGCGGCGGGTCGGGTCTCGCCGACGCGGTGGACGCCGCGCTCGAAGACTTCGCCGGGAACGTCGCGGACACTCACTACCTCGTCGGGTCCGCGGTCGGGCCGGACCCCTTCCCGCGGATGGTCAGGGAGTTCCAGTCGGTCATCGGCCGCGAGGCCCGCGACCAGATTCGGGAGAAAGCGGGGCGACTCCCCGACGCCGCGGTCGCCTGCGTCGGCGGCGGGTCGAACGCCATCGGCCTGTTCCACGCCTTCCGGGACGACGACAGCGTGGAGTTCTACGGCGCGGAGGGCGGCGGCGAGGGCGAGGGGTCGGGCAAGCACGCCGCGCCCCTGTCGGAGGGCGAGGACGGCGTGATGCACGGAATGAAGACTCGCACGCTCGACGAGGACACCGAAGTCCACTCGGTGTCCGCCGGACTGGACTACCCCGCGGTCGGCCCGGAACACGCCATGTTCCGCGCGGTCGGCCGGTGTGACTACCGCGCCGTCGAAGACGACGCGGCCCTCGACGCGTTCCGGACGCTCTCGGAACTGGAGGGCATCATCCCCGCGCTGGAGTCCAGCCACGCGATAGCGCTGGCGCGAGAACTCGCCGCCGACATGGACGAGGACGACGTGATTCTGGTGAACCTGAGCGGTCGGGGCGACAAGGACATGGCGCAGGCCGCCGAGATGTTCGACCTCGGGTAG